In the Flagellimonas sp. HMM57 genome, one interval contains:
- the mraY gene encoding phospho-N-acetylmuramoyl-pentapeptide-transferase: MLYYLFEYLENQYQLPGASLFQFQTFRSGMAVLFSLLIAMVYGKRIILFLQKKQIGESIRNLGLEGQQQKAGTPTMGGLIIIMSTLLPVVLFADIMNIYIILLIVTTVWMGIIGFIDDYIKIFKKNKEGLKGRFKIIGQVVLGLIVGAVLYFHPDVTVKEKDTTRITESFKVETVFGQETKALRTNVPFFKNNELDYTEWITWAGEGLEDYAWLIFIPVVILIVTAVSNGANLTDGIDGLAAGSSAIIVLTLGIFALVSGNIQFSDYLDIFYIPRVGELLVFIAAFVGALVGFLWYNAYPAQVFMGDTGSLTIGGVIAVIAIIVRKELLIPLLCGIFFAESLSVMLQVGYFKHTKKKYGEGKRIFLMAPLHHHYQKKLYHESKIVTRFWIIGIMLAIISIVTLKVR; the protein is encoded by the coding sequence ATGTTATACTATTTGTTCGAATATTTGGAAAATCAATATCAGTTGCCAGGAGCATCACTGTTCCAATTTCAGACGTTTAGATCTGGGATGGCGGTATTGTTTTCTTTATTGATCGCCATGGTCTATGGAAAGCGGATTATCCTTTTTTTGCAAAAAAAGCAGATAGGGGAAAGTATCCGTAACCTCGGACTTGAAGGACAGCAGCAAAAAGCGGGAACACCTACAATGGGTGGTTTGATCATTATCATGTCAACGCTTTTACCAGTGGTGTTGTTTGCCGATATCATGAACATCTATATCATTTTACTTATTGTTACTACAGTTTGGATGGGTATCATAGGATTCATTGATGACTACATAAAAATCTTCAAGAAAAACAAAGAAGGTCTAAAAGGAAGGTTTAAAATAATAGGTCAAGTGGTTTTGGGATTGATTGTAGGAGCGGTTCTTTACTTTCATCCCGATGTTACTGTAAAAGAAAAGGACACGACCCGAATCACGGAAAGCTTTAAGGTGGAAACGGTTTTTGGACAAGAAACAAAGGCTTTGCGTACTAATGTTCCTTTCTTTAAGAATAACGAGCTGGATTATACAGAATGGATTACTTGGGCTGGCGAAGGTCTTGAGGACTATGCCTGGCTAATTTTTATTCCAGTGGTTATATTGATTGTCACCGCAGTATCTAACGGCGCCAATCTTACTGATGGAATAGATGGTCTTGCGGCAGGGTCATCTGCCATAATCGTACTGACCTTGGGAATTTTTGCCTTGGTTTCCGGTAATATTCAATTTTCGGATTATCTCGATATTTTTTACATCCCCAGAGTTGGGGAGTTATTGGTGTTCATTGCTGCATTTGTAGGAGCTTTGGTGGGATTTTTATGGTACAACGCCTATCCTGCACAGGTATTTATGGGAGATACGGGGAGTCTCACTATTGGAGGGGTTATCGCTGTAATAGCAATTATTGTGAGAAAGGAATTATTGATTCCGCTATTGTGTGGAATCTTCTTTGCAGAATCACTTTCGGTGATGCTTCAAGTAGGATATTTTAAACATACAAAAAAGAAATATGGAGAAGGAAAACGCATATTTCTAATGGCACCATTACATCATCATTATCAGAAAAAATTATATCACGAAAGTAAAATAGTGACCCGGTTCTGGATTATAGGAATCATGTTGGCCATTATAAGTATCGTGACCCTAAAAGTCAGGTAA
- a CDS encoding FtsW/RodA/SpoVE family cell cycle protein, with protein sequence MLALFKNLKGDKAIWGVVALLALFSFLPVYSASTNLVYVNDDGTTFGHLVKHAVLLFLGFGIIYAVHRIPTHYFKGLSIIALPIVLILLAYTLTVETRIGGVTANRWIKIPFVGVNFQTSTLASVVLMIWIARYLTKIKDVAITFKESILPLWLPTALVVLLILPENFSTAAIVCFLVLVICFLGGYPLKYLFAMVATGIVLSGMFLFVLFKTPEVLPSRAGTWKSRIETFWSPEKAGKDDLHQLTLAKIAIAEGGIVGKGAGKSVIKNMLSQSTSDFIFAIIIEEYGLLGGGALLFFYLLLLFRIVVVANSAKTIFSKLLVIGVGLPIVFQAFINMAVVVQLFPVTGQPLPLISMGGTSIWMTCMAIGIILSASNKKENLEEESYDIDESNPLEVLSGQL encoded by the coding sequence ATGTTGGCATTGTTTAAAAATTTGAAAGGTGACAAAGCTATTTGGGGCGTAGTGGCCCTTTTGGCGCTTTTCTCATTTTTACCGGTGTACAGCGCAAGCACAAACCTCGTATATGTGAACGATGATGGTACCACCTTTGGACATCTGGTCAAGCATGCGGTACTATTGTTTTTGGGGTTTGGGATTATCTATGCCGTTCATCGTATTCCCACGCATTATTTTAAGGGACTTTCGATTATAGCATTGCCCATAGTGTTGATTCTTTTGGCATACACGCTTACGGTAGAGACCAGAATAGGAGGGGTCACCGCGAACAGATGGATCAAGATTCCGTTTGTGGGCGTCAATTTTCAAACGTCGACTTTGGCATCTGTTGTTTTAATGATATGGATTGCACGCTATTTGACGAAGATCAAAGATGTCGCTATCACGTTTAAAGAAAGCATATTACCACTGTGGCTACCCACCGCTTTGGTTGTTCTACTCATTTTACCGGAAAACTTTTCTACAGCAGCTATAGTATGTTTTTTGGTCTTGGTTATTTGCTTTTTGGGCGGATATCCATTAAAGTATTTGTTCGCAATGGTTGCAACGGGAATTGTACTATCCGGGATGTTTCTTTTTGTATTGTTTAAAACACCGGAAGTATTGCCGTCAAGAGCGGGAACATGGAAATCTAGAATAGAAACGTTTTGGAGTCCGGAAAAAGCTGGAAAAGATGATTTGCATCAACTAACATTGGCAAAAATAGCCATTGCTGAAGGTGGAATCGTAGGGAAGGGAGCGGGCAAAAGCGTAATCAAGAACATGCTATCACAAAGTACATCAGATTTCATCTTTGCGATTATTATAGAAGAGTATGGTTTGTTGGGTGGTGGCGCTTTGTTGTTTTTCTATCTACTGTTACTGTTCCGTATTGTGGTTGTTGCCAATTCGGCAAAAACTATTTTTTCAAAATTATTGGTGATTGGAGTAGGGCTTCCCATCGTTTTTCAGGCTTTTATAAATATGGCGGTAGTGGTGCAGTTGTTCCCTGTTACGGGTCAGCCCTTGCCGTTGATCAGTATGGGGGGGACGTCTATTTGGATGACCTGCATGGCCATTGGAATTATACTAAGTGCCAGCAATAAGAAAGAGAATTTAGAGGAGGAATCCTATGACATAGATGAAAGTAATCCTTTAGAAGTATTGAGTGGCCAATTATAG
- the murG gene encoding undecaprenyldiphospho-muramoylpentapeptide beta-N-acetylglucosaminyltransferase, with product MANYRFILSGGGTGGHIYPAIAIANELKKRHPNAEFLFVGAKDKMEMEKVPQAGYKIKGLWISGLQRKLTLRNLMFPFKLISSLLRARKILKQFKPNVAIGTGGFASGPLLKVAASSNVPYVLQEQNSFAGITNKLLASKAKSICVAYDGMEKFFPKEKVVKTGNPVRSDLVDLKVDKEEAIRFFDLNPQDKIVLVIGGSLGARRVNQLIEKELEFFKEQKVQVIWQCGKLYFEEYKKYNSDSVKVLAFVNRMDFAYAAADVIISRAGAGSVSELCLVGKPVIFIPSPNVAEDHQTKNAEALVAEKAALMLKENELDSAFEKTFAELMNADTTQKALSANIKKLAMPKATKHIADEIEKLLQ from the coding sequence GTGGCCAATTATAGATTCATACTTTCCGGGGGTGGTACAGGAGGACATATTTATCCTGCCATTGCAATTGCCAACGAACTGAAAAAACGGCATCCGAATGCCGAGTTTTTGTTCGTTGGGGCAAAGGATAAAATGGAAATGGAAAAAGTACCGCAAGCGGGATATAAAATAAAAGGCTTGTGGATAAGTGGATTACAAAGGAAACTGACATTAAGGAATTTGATGTTTCCATTTAAACTGATAAGTAGTTTGTTGAGAGCACGCAAAATATTGAAACAATTTAAACCTAACGTAGCCATTGGTACGGGAGGCTTTGCCAGTGGACCATTATTGAAAGTTGCTGCAAGTTCCAATGTGCCTTATGTGCTTCAAGAACAAAATTCTTTTGCGGGCATTACCAATAAACTTCTGGCGAGCAAAGCCAAAAGCATTTGTGTTGCCTATGATGGAATGGAAAAATTCTTCCCAAAGGAGAAAGTTGTCAAAACAGGTAATCCCGTGCGTTCAGATTTAGTGGATTTAAAGGTCGATAAAGAAGAAGCAATCCGTTTTTTTGATTTAAATCCACAGGATAAAATCGTATTGGTCATAGGGGGAAGCCTCGGCGCAAGAAGAGTAAACCAATTGATTGAAAAAGAGCTGGAATTTTTTAAAGAACAAAAAGTTCAGGTGATATGGCAATGTGGCAAGCTCTACTTTGAAGAATACAAAAAGTATAATTCAGATTCCGTGAAGGTGCTCGCGTTTGTGAACCGAATGGATTTCGCATATGCCGCTGCCGATGTAATTATTTCAAGGGCAGGTGCTGGTTCTGTATCTGAGTTGTGTTTGGTAGGTAAACCGGTGATTTTTATCCCATCGCCCAATGTTGCAGAAGACCACCAAACAAAAAATGCGGAAGCGTTGGTAGCTGAAAAAGCGGCATTAATGCTAAAGGAAAATGAGTTGGATTCAGCATTTGAAAAGACGTTCGCCGAACTTATGAATGCTGATACAACACAGAAAGCGTTGAGCGCAAATATTAAAAAATTGGCTATGCCAAAGGCAACCAAGCACATAGCCGATGAAATTGAAAAATTATTGCAATGA
- the murD gene encoding UDP-N-acetylmuramoyl-L-alanine--D-glutamate ligase gives MNRLVVLGGGESGVGTAILGQKKGFEVFVSDKGEIKEKYKKVLEHFEIEWESGKHTEAKILNADVVMKSPGIPDKVALVQKLVANGIPVISEIEFASKYTDATIIGITGSNGKTTTTMLTYYLLEQGGLNVGMAGNIGDSYAKMVAEQHYDEYVLEISSFQLDGIMDFKPHIAMITNITPDHLDRYDYKFEKYIASKFRIAMNQDGNDYLIYDADDPVITAWLEKNPVQSKLVPFSLRDKQDEGAWLENDLIKMNIENKTLEMSKDILALEGQHNVKNTMAASLAAMLVNVRKETIRQSIQTFQGVPHRLEKVLKINHVEYINDSKATNVNATYYALDGIKKPIVWIVGGVDKGNDYKELMPMVREKVKAIVCLGMDNSKLKEVFGNVIELMVETYSMEEAVKVAYKISERGDSVLLSPACASFDLFENYEDRGNQFKRAVKNL, from the coding sequence ATGAATCGTTTGGTGGTTCTTGGTGGTGGAGAAAGTGGTGTTGGTACGGCCATTTTGGGCCAAAAAAAAGGATTTGAAGTCTTTGTCTCTGACAAAGGGGAAATAAAAGAAAAGTATAAAAAAGTTCTTGAACATTTTGAGATTGAATGGGAGTCTGGAAAGCATACCGAAGCTAAGATTTTAAATGCTGACGTAGTGATGAAAAGTCCCGGAATTCCGGATAAAGTTGCACTGGTCCAGAAATTGGTGGCCAATGGGATTCCAGTTATTTCTGAAATCGAATTTGCATCAAAATACACAGATGCAACGATTATCGGTATTACGGGGAGCAATGGTAAGACTACAACGACAATGCTAACTTATTACTTGCTAGAACAAGGAGGGTTAAATGTTGGCATGGCAGGGAATATTGGTGATAGCTATGCCAAAATGGTGGCCGAACAGCATTATGATGAATATGTTTTGGAAATAAGCAGTTTTCAGTTGGACGGAATTATGGACTTTAAGCCGCATATCGCTATGATCACCAACATAACGCCTGATCATTTAGATCGCTACGATTACAAGTTTGAAAAGTATATCGCTTCAAAGTTTCGTATCGCAATGAATCAGGATGGCAACGATTACTTGATTTACGATGCCGATGATCCTGTAATTACAGCGTGGTTGGAAAAAAACCCGGTTCAATCCAAATTAGTACCCTTTTCATTAAGGGATAAACAAGATGAAGGAGCATGGCTCGAAAATGATTTAATAAAAATGAACATTGAAAATAAAACCTTGGAAATGAGTAAAGATATCTTAGCCCTAGAAGGCCAGCATAATGTAAAGAATACCATGGCAGCAAGTTTAGCAGCTATGTTGGTCAATGTAAGGAAGGAGACCATTCGCCAGAGTATCCAAACGTTCCAGGGAGTTCCGCACAGATTGGAAAAAGTACTTAAAATAAACCATGTGGAATACATCAACGATTCCAAGGCTACCAATGTAAATGCAACCTATTACGCTTTGGATGGGATTAAAAAACCTATAGTCTGGATAGTAGGTGGTGTGGATAAGGGCAATGATTACAAAGAATTAATGCCCATGGTACGTGAAAAAGTGAAAGCCATTGTCTGTCTGGGTATGGATAACTCCAAGCTCAAAGAAGTTTTTGGTAATGTGATAGAATTAATGGTGGAAACCTACTCTATGGAAGAAGCAGTAAAAGTCGCTTATAAAATTTCAGAACGGGGCGATTCGGTTTTACTGTCCCCTGCATGTGCAAGTTTTGATCTTTTTGAAAACTATGAGGATAGGGGAAATCAATTTAAAAGAGCTGTAAAAAATCTGTAA